GAATCTCTCGCTCATATTTCTTTTTTGCTCCCTTTAAATTTTTCCATTGTAGCATGTCCCTCATGACTAATACCCTCCCGTTTAAGCACACTTAAAATTGTAAGCCCTAATATCTTCAAGTCAAGCCAAAGGGAGCGATTGTCAACATACCAGACATCAAGATCAAACTTCTCCTCCCAGCTGATTGCATTCCTGCCGTTAACCTGTGCCCATCCTGTTATGCCGGGTTTAACCTCGTGACGACGTGCCTGTTTGGGCGAATACAAAGGGAGATATTCCATCAGAAGCGGTCGTGGACCGACCAGGCTCATATCACCTTTAAGGACATTCAGCAGTTCAGGCAGTTCATCAAGGCTTGATGCTCTCAGAAACTTCCCAAAGGTTGTAAGTCTTTGCTCATCGGGGAGAGAGTTGCCCTGAGCGTCAACCTGCATAGTCATGGTCCTGAACTTATAGATCTGAAATGGGACGCCATTCAAACCAGGTCTTTCCTGCGAAAAAAAAACCGGAGAACCGAGACGAATTCTTACAAATAAGGCAATGAACAGCAGTATGGGAAAAATAAGAAACCCGCCTGTCATCAGCAGACACAGGTCGAATATCCGCTTACTCGCGATTGATTTTATGCTCATAATATTCTAAAAATGACTTGACCAACAGGTCTTTCGAAAAATATTTTTCGGCTCTCTGACGCGCATTATTGCCCATCATATTGGTTTTCTCCCTGTCTGTCATGAGCATTTTCAAGCAATTGTACAGCTCTGCCACATTCTGTCTTTCGTGTAACAGGCCGGTTATTCCATCAACAATTGCATCTGATATTCCGTAAATATTTGACCCAATTGAAGGAATACCTGATGCAGCCGCCTCAATAATTACTGAACCAAATCCCTCCCGATGACTCGGCAGACAAAAAACGTCTGCAGCCGCCATATACTTTTCAGGGACATCTGTGTAACCTTTATAAATTATTCTTCTCGTGTCGATATTGTCACATGATATTTCATCCTTCAAAATACCTTTTTCATCCGGGCCGACAAGGAGGAGATAGGCGTTATGGTATTCAGCAGACAACTGTTTAAATGCCCTGAGCAATTCCGGAATGCCTTTTTCCCTATTAAGCCGTCCCAGAAATAAAAAAAGAAACGCCTCCGGGGGAACACCTATTTCCATTCTTATGGTGCTTCTCGCAGCACTGTCGGGATGAAAGCGCTGAATATCTACACCACTTATCGAACCCTGGGCAAGGACTGATGAGTTCTTTTCATAGATAACCCTCTCGCTTAATAAAAAAGCCCGTTGAGATACACTATCGACCAGAACATCTGTCGAGCAATAGTAAATTATTCTATCAAACATCTTTAAAAACCAGCGAAAAAAGCCGGTCCTCGTCGCCCATACCTGTCCGGTAAACGTATGGAACCGCAAGGGAATTCCTGCCGCCAGTGCCGATACCATAGCCAGCAAACCGGCCTTTGGCGTTACCGAATGCACTATGTCGAAGCGTTCCTTTCGAAACAGATCATAGAGTGCTTTCAGCGCCCGCAGATCTTTCAGGGGAGATATACTTCTCTCAATCGGAATGTGCAACGACCCGACATTGGGCAATTGAAGCCGGCTCATACGTTCTCCCGCATAGTTTGCGACAACAACCACCTTATGATGAGCACTCAATGCCTCTATATAACTCAGCAGAAAACTCGTTATCGTCAAGGGCGACGAAACAACAAAACAGATTTTTGGGGTCAATCGGTCTTCCCTGTCAACGGTCATGCGTTATCTCATACACGGCAACACCAAGCGGTGGCAGCTTTATAAAAACAGCCCCGCGTCTGAGCCGGATATTTTTTTGGCTGCATTCATCAAAGAGACAATTTCCTGTTGAGTCGGTCATACCCTC
The sequence above is drawn from the Nitrospirota bacterium genome and encodes:
- a CDS encoding glycosyltransferase family 4 protein, which translates into the protein MVVVANYAGERMSRLQLPNVGSLHIPIERSISPLKDLRALKALYDLFRKERFDIVHSVTPKAGLLAMVSALAAGIPLRFHTFTGQVWATRTGFFRWFLKMFDRIIYYCSTDVLVDSVSQRAFLLSERVIYEKNSSVLAQGSISGVDIQRFHPDSAARSTIRMEIGVPPEAFLFLFLGRLNREKGIPELLRAFKQLSAEYHNAYLLLVGPDEKGILKDEISCDNIDTRRIIYKGYTDVPEKYMAAADVFCLPSHREGFGSVIIEAAASGIPSIGSNIYGISDAIVDGITGLLHERQNVAELYNCLKMLMTDREKTNMMGNNARQRAEKYFSKDLLVKSFLEYYEHKINRE
- a CDS encoding sugar transferase; the encoded protein is MSIKSIASKRIFDLCLLMTGGFLIFPILLFIALFVRIRLGSPVFFSQERPGLNGVPFQIYKFRTMTMQVDAQGNSLPDEQRLTTFGKFLRASSLDELPELLNVLKGDMSLVGPRPLLMEYLPLYSPKQARRHEVKPGITGWAQVNGRNAISWEEKFDLDVWYVDNRSLWLDLKILGLTILSVLKREGISHEGHATMEKFKGSKKEI